One window from the genome of Nicotiana sylvestris chromosome 9, ASM39365v2, whole genome shotgun sequence encodes:
- the LOC104225200 gene encoding multiple C2 domain and transmembrane region protein 10, with amino-acid sequence MNNGKEKLVVEVVAAHNLMPKDGEGSSSSFVEVEFENQRQKTQVKMRDLNPVWNEKLVFNVSDVADLPYRTIEVNVFNEKRSNTSRNFLGRVRISGSNIAREGEEMAQLYTLDKRSLFSHVRGELSLKLYLSTTEEVKQVISGNGGMVSQNVSSSSKKNKKLQQQTNATNMVLQMDQEIKVNFQNQNHSKPVEPVPGDIKPVVITTVPGPIIPAMSGGHVTGGGGGHGGGVGLYTSGQGEFSLKETSPHLGGGLNKDKTSSTYDLVEQMQYLYVRVVKARDFSVFGGGELVSEVKLGNYRGITKKVSSNHAEWDQVFAFSKDCVQSSVVEVFVKENNKDEYLGRVWFDLNEVPKRAPPDSQLAPQWYRMEDKKGDKSKGGEVMVAIWFGTQADEAFAEAWHSKAANVHFDGLCSIKSKVYLSPKLWYLRVGVIEAQDIVMGEKGSSLMRYPELFAKVQVGNQVLRTRVSPPAATRSFSNPFWNEDLMFVVAEPFEDFLLVSIEDRIAPNREEIVGRVLLPVSSLERRLNEKPVTSRWFNLDTHLGNPNDPKAVVRFASRIHLRASLDGGYHVLDEATMYSSDVRPTAKQLWKPHIGVLEVGVLGATNLVPMKMKEGKGGSTDAYCVAKYGQKWVRTRTVVDSLSPKWNEQYTWEVFDPCTVITIGVFDNSRVDKNMANSMAGNRDSRIGKVRIRLSTLESDKVYTHSYPLLMLHPSGVKKMGELHLAVRFSCANMVNMLHMYTMPLLPKMHYVQPLSVNQLDTLRHQAMNVVAARLSRSEPPLGREVVEYMLDHDSHMWSMRKSKANFFRLTNVVSWFVTMSRLLESARNWHKPVYSALVLIAFIILVLVPELIIPCVLFTLAAVGLWRYRSRPRQPPHMDTRLSYAESVYPDELDEEFDSFPTSRSAEIVRMRYDRLRSVAGRIQTVVGDMATQGERFQALLSWRDPRATFLFVIFCFFAAFGFYLVPIKWVVALWGLYYLRPPKFRNRLPSSVVCFLKRLPTRADSML; translated from the exons ATGAACAACGGTAAAGAAAAGTTGGTAGTAGAAGTGGTAGCAGCACATAACTTAATGCCAAAAGATGGTGAAGGTTCATCATCATCATTTGTAGAAGTTGAGTTTGAGAACCAAAGACAAAAAACTCAAGTTAAAATGAGAGATTTAAACCCTGTTTGGAACGAAAAGCTTGTGTTTAATGTTAGTGACGTGGCTGACCTTCCTTACCGGACTATTGAAGTAAATGTTTTTAACGAGAAAAGGTCAAACACAAGTAGAAATTTTCTGGGTCGGGTTCGGATTTCGGGTTCCAACATTGCTAGAGAAGGAGAAGAAATGGCACAGCTTTATACTCTTGATAAAAGAAGCCTTTTTTCTCATGTACGTGGTGAGTTAAGTTTGAAACTTTATTTGTCTACAACAGAAGAAGTGAAACAAGTTATTAGTGGTAATGGTGGTATGGTTTCCCAAAATGTTAGTTCCTCATCtaagaagaacaagaaattgcAGCAACAAACAAATGCTACTAACATGGTGCTCCAAATGGATCAAGAAATTAAG GTAAATTTTCAAAACCAGAACCATTCAAAGCCAGTGGAGCCAGTCCCTGGTGACATTAAGCCTGTTGTTATTACTACTGTCCCTGGCCCCATTATCCCTGCCATGTCCGGTGGCCATGTCACCGGTGGCGGCGGTGGTCATGGTGGTGGGGTTGGTTTGTACACTTCTGGACAAGGTGAGTTTTCTCTCAAAGAAACAAGTCCACATCTTGGTGGTGGTTTGAATAAGGACAAGACTAGCTCAACATATGACCTGGTGGAACAAATGCAGTATTTGTATGTTAGAGTTGTTAAGGCCAGGGATTTTTCTGTTTTTGGTGGTGGTGAGCTTGTATCAGAGGTGAAACTTGGAAACTACAGAGGGATTACTAAAAAGGTCTCCTCAAATCATGCTGAATGGGACCAAGTTTTTGCCTTTTCAAAAGATTGTGTTCAGTCGTCTGTGGTGGAAGTTTTTGTGAAGGAAAATAATAAAGATGAGTACTTGGGCCGTGTTTGGTTTGATCTCAATGAGGTCCCTAAACGAGCTCCGCCGGATAGTCAGTTGGCTCCACAGTGGTACAGAATGGAAGACAAGAAAGGCGATAAGTCTAAAGGTGGTGAAGTTATGGTTGCCATTTGGTTTGGAACTCAAGCTGATGAAGCCTTTGCTGAGGCTTGGCATTCTAAAGCAGCAAATGTGCATTTTGATGGTTTGTGTTCTATCAAGTCCAAAGTGTATCTGTCACCTAAGCTTTGGTATTTACGAGTTGGGGTCATTGAAGCTCAAGATATTGTTATGGGGGAAAAAGGGTCATCACTGATGAGATACCCTGAGCTTTTCGCCAAAGTTCAAGTTGGGAACCAGGTTTTGAGGACTAGAGTTTCTCCGCCTGCTGCTACTAGAAGCTTTTCAAATCCTTTTTGGAACGAGGACTTAATGTTTGTGGTTGCAGAGCCATTTGAAGACTTCTTGCTTGTATCTATTGAGGATAGAATTGCTCCCAACAGAGAGGAAATCGTGGGGAGAGTTCTTTTGCCTGTTTCAAGCCTAGAAAGACGACTAAACGAGAAGCCAGTGACTTCGAGGTGGTTCAATCTTGATACCCATTTGGGCAACCCGAATGATCCCAAAGCTGTGGTTAGATTTGCCTCGCGGATTCACCTCCGAGCCTCACTTGATGGAGGTTACCATGTGCTCGACGAGGCCACAATGTATAGCAGTGATGTTAGGCCAACAGCAAAGCAGCTCTGGAAGCCTCACATTGGAGTTCTTGAGGTTGGGGTTTTGGGAGCCACCAATCTCGTGCcaatgaaaatgaaagaaggcAAGGGTGGCTCTACAGATGCGTACTGTGTGGCAAAGTATGGGCAGAAATGGGTCCGAACTAGGACCGTGGTGGACAGCTTGTCTCCTAAATGGAATGAGCAATATACTTGGGAAGTCTTTGACCCTTGCACTGTTATCACTATTGGGGTGTTTGATAATTCTCGTGTAGACAAGAATATGGCTAACTCTATGGCTGGAAACCGGGACTCTCGAATTGGGAAGGTTAGGATCAGGCTATCAACTCTTGAATCAGATAAAGTTTATACTCATTCATATCCACTCTTGATGCTGCATCCTTCTGGGGTGAAAAAAATGGGGGAGCTTCATTTGGCTGTTCGGTTTTCTTGTGCTAATATGGTAAATATGCTTCATATGTACACGATGCCATTGCTTCCGAAGATGCATTACGTTCAGCCTTTGTCTGTAAATCAGTTAGACACCTTGAGGCACCAGGCTATGAATGTGGTGGCAGCTAGGCTTAGTCGATCTGAGCCGCCTTTGGGGAGAGAAGTGGTGGAGTACATGCTTGATCATGATTCTCACATGTGGAGCATGAGAAAGAGCAAAGCAAATTTCTTTAGGCTGACAAATGTGGTTTCTTGGTTTGTTACTATGAGCAGGTTGCTTGAGTCCGCACGCAATTGGCATAAGCCAGTGTACTCAGCGTTAGTGCTGATTGCGTTTATCATTCTCGTATTGGTGCCCGAGCTCATCATCCCTTGTGTACTATTCACCTTGGCTGCGGTAGGACTATGGCGTTATAGGTCCCGCCCACGCCAACCTCCCCACATGGATACTCGGCTCTCATATGCAGAGAGCGTTTATCCTGATGAACTAGACGAGGAATTTGATTCGTTCCCGACAAGTAGAAGTGCAGAAATCGTTCGAATGAGATACGATAGGCTGAGAAGCGTGGCCGGAAGGATTCAAACTGTGGTTGGAGATATGGCAACACAAGGGGAGAGATTTCAGGCATTGTTAAGCTGGAGGGATCCAAGAGCAACATTCTTGTTTGTAATATTTTGCTTCTTTGCTGCATTTGGGTTCTATTTGGTTCCAATCAAATGGGTGGTGGCTCTTTGGGGTTTGTATTATTTGAGACCACCTAAGTTCAGGAACAGGTTGCCATCTAGTGTTGTTTGTTTCTTGAAGAGGCTGCCAACCAGGGCAGATAGCATGTTGTAA